Proteins encoded together in one Lathyrus oleraceus cultivar Zhongwan6 chromosome 5, CAAS_Psat_ZW6_1.0, whole genome shotgun sequence window:
- the LOC127084511 gene encoding lachrymatory-factor synthase, which produces MGQQSNDLWEGKLTVELTTTAPEQAWPALEDFCNLHKWIPINTCYYLEGVEGQPGLIRYCSSEVVEDAAAVESETTVKWAKEKLLAMDPVRRCLSYEIGENNMGFKSYVATMKVIPVDGEGESVGCLIEWGFVCDPVEGWSIQDFSSYIEYCLQFMANKIEVEASLTG; this is translated from the coding sequence ATGGGACAACAATCCAACGATCTCTGGGAGGGTAAACTCACCGTCGAGCTAACCACCACCGCACCGGAACAAGCATGGCCAGCTTTAGAGGATTTCTGCAACCTACACAAATGGATCCCAATAAATACATGTTACTATCTTGAAGGTGTTGAAGGACAGCCTGGTTTAATTCGATACTGTTCTTCAGAGGTTGTTGAAGATGCTGCTGCGGTTGAGTCTGAGACGACGGTGAAGTGGGCGAAAGAGAAGCTGTTGGCTATGGATCCTGTACGACGGTGTTTGTCGTATGAAATTGGTGAAAACAACATGGGGTTTAAGTCTTATGTGGCGACGATGAAGGTAATTCCGGTGGACGGCGAAGGTGAAAGTGTTGGGTGTTTGATTGAATGGGGGTTTGTTTGTGATCCGGTGGAAGGTTGGAGTATTCAAGATTTTAGCTCTTATATTGAGTACTGTCTTCAGTTCATGGCTAACAAGATTGAGGTTGAAGCCTCTCTAACTGGTTAG